The genomic DNA CTTTATGTCTTCTTTGCTGCCCTAGGTTCCGATTCTAACCATACAGAAATAGCAAACAGTGTGTCCAGTGAACTTACTGTCCGGCAACACAAGCTAGAGTGTCCACAGTGCCACAAACAGTTTTCCTGCCCAAATAATATTGCCTCACACCTTCGTAGTCATCCTGAGATTGATCCATTGAAGTGCCCTATATGTTCTAAGGAGTATTCCTCTTCCACTTCACTCACCACACACCTGAGAATTCATACCGGAGAGAGGCCCTTCTTGTGTTCACACTGTCACAAATCCTTTAACCAGTCAAGTCATTTGACCACCCATATGCGTGTTCACACTGGTGAGAAACCCTACAAGTGTCCCAAGTGCCCTAAGACGTTTGGACAGTCAAGCCACCTGACTTTGCATCTGCGAATTCACAATGGAGAAAAGCCATTTCAATGTAGCTTTTGCACAAAGGGGTTTTCTCACTCATCAGCTCTGAGCACCCATATACGGACCCATACTGGTGAGAAACCTTTTCAGTGCCCCCACTGTTCAAAGAAGTTTGGCCAGTCAAGCCACCTTAAGATTCATGTCAGAACACATACTGGAGAGAGACCTTTTCAATGCCATCACTGTAAAAAGTGCTTTAGACAGTCTTGCTACTTGGCCAAACACTTGAGAAGTCACTCCTCTAATCAACAAGATAATTAATTATAGCGAAATAACATATAACATGACATTACATATACACATAAATGGcgtacattttgtttttaattacagTTGTTGAATAGTAATGAAtaaagaaatttttcatgtacaGTAACATTGCAAGACTATTTTGATGTACTAAGATGAagcaaatacagtcaactctctctcaACACAATCAGGACTCAACAGCTTGCAACACCTCCCTTGTACTC from Porites lutea chromosome 6, jaPorLute2.1, whole genome shotgun sequence includes the following:
- the LOC140941513 gene encoding uncharacterized protein — protein: MDEKEWIPHTTKTGKILYYINPATGECKWQSQLTKKAEQEVHSKQLKNGKDPCTQEELSKEKITSVPQVPISQETQQVQKPSVESKCEVSYCKREDTMSCSQLECMAQREEMDLIAHKQTDKQLEVPTFVQSNAYVLDIGEGNNFPPTTKEPAGSDSNHTEIANSVSSELTVRQHKLECPQCHKQFSCPNNIASHLRSHPEIDPLKCPICSKEYSSSTSLTTHLRIHTGERPFLCSHCHKSFNQSSHLTTHMRVHTGEKPYKCPKCPKTFGQSSHLTLHLRIHNGEKPFQCSFCTKGFSHSSALSTHIRTHTGEKPFQCPHCSKKFGQSSHLKIHVRTHTGERPFQCHHCKKCFRQSCYLAKHLRSHSSNQQDN